A genome region from Pristis pectinata isolate sPriPec2 chromosome 4, sPriPec2.1.pri, whole genome shotgun sequence includes the following:
- the sting1 gene encoding stimulator of interferon genes protein, with product MFPDHIPLPRGNAAVLSSILVMVASFSFMFSCSKASIIVQHILFHLFILFLSRSIQKLCEFLEECRHIPSRYKNCWKAFAASVSLKECGSGAVILILLCCLAHESENDHVDNWSSLGWKISSTCFCYSLLRILGFYEPTTAQISAICEKNKFNVAHGLAWSYYIGYLKLILPSLEGRIKEYHRTFENLAEFRGTWKLYILIPFNCKVYDKLEKMDNRIKFLGNLPELRIDRAGIKERSYKNSIYSVYDENQMCHLCILEYATPLRSLFEMSNDATAALSKEQRLEQAKLFYVTLDNILNNSQECAGLYKLIPYDDDLEDRKMNSHFLSTKILDNMVQERTEYIVPEENTWDETLNDPMVSDQALMISESNDPQPLQSRGY from the exons ATGTTTCCCGATCACATACCACTGCCTCGCGGAAATGCAGCGGTTTTGTCCTCCATACTTGTTATGGTTGCATCTTTCTCCTTTATGTTCTCTTGCAGTAAAGCAAGTATTATTGTGCAGCACATTTTGTTTCATCTTTTCATATTGTTTCTATCGAGATCCATCCAAAAGCTTTGTGAATTTCTGGAAGAGTGCAGACACATCCCTTCTAG atacaaaaactgctggaaggctTTTGCTGCATCTGTTAGTTTAAAGGAATGTGGTAGTGGAGCAGTAATTCTTATACTGCTTTGCTGCCTAGCTCATGAGAGTGAAAATGATCATGTAGATAATTGGAGTTCTTTGGGATGGAAAATAAGCTCTACCTGTTTCTGCTATTCATTGCTCAGAATTTTGGGATTTTAT GAACCCACAACAGCTCAAATTTCAGCAATTTGTGAGAAGAATAAGTTTAATGTCGCTCATGGATTAGCTTGGTCTTATTACATTGGTTACTTGAAGTTAATTTTACCTT CcctggaaggaagaataaaggaGTATCATCGCACCTTTGAAAATTTAGCAGAATTTAGAGGAACCTGGAAGTTGTACATCCTAATTCCATTCAACTGTAAGGTTTATGACAAACTGGAAAAGATGGACAATAGGATCAAATTCCTCGGCAACCTACCAGAGCTTCGCATTGATCGAGCAGGGATAAAAGAAAGAAGTTACAAGAACAGCATTTATTCAGTTTATGATGAAAATCAGATG tgtcatctctGTATCCTTGAATATGCCACACCTCTGCGGTCCCTGTTTGAAATGTCCAATGATGCCACTGCAGCTTTGAGCAAGGAGCAGCGTTTGGAGCAGGCCAAGCTTTTCTATGTCACCTTGGACAATATACTGAACAACTCTCAAGAATGTGCAGGACTCTACAAATTAATTCCATATGATG ATGATTTGGAGGATAGAAAAATGAATTCTCATTTCTTATCTACAAAGATCCTGGACAATATGGTGCAGGAGAGAACAGAATACATTGTACCAGAAGAAAACACTTGGGATGAAACATTAAACGACCCAATGGTTAGTGACCAAGCATTAATGATCAGCGAGTCCAATGATCCACAACCTTTACAAAGCAGAGGTTATTAA